The sequence GATCGCGGCCGTCATCGCGCCGCTTGGGGTTGAGCTGCGGCGAGGAGCGCTCGACCCCTCGGAAGCGCCGGGCTTGATGAAGCGCCACTATGCTCCGCGCGCCCGGCTGACCGTCTTTCACGGCCCGCCTGACCGCGCGGTCGCGGCGGCGCTCGCTCAGGCGGCAGCCGCGATCGCGGCGGGGAGGCGGGTCGGCGCGCTTTTCGCCGACGATGATGCGCCGGAAGTGCCGCCAGGCCTTCTTGTCGAGCGGTTGGGGCCGCGCTCCGACCTGCCGGCCATCGCCCGCCACTTGTTCGCGGCGCTGCGCCGGCTCGACCGCGCCGGCGTCGAGCTGATCGTTGCGCCGACGTTCGGCGAGACCGGCCTCGGAGCGGCGATCTTCGACCGTCTCAGTCGCGCCGCGGAAGGCCGGGTCGTCACGGTGTGATCCCCGCCTTGCGCGTCGCTTCTTCTGCCTGGTGCCGGCGCGCCGAGGCGCGCTGCCTAGCCGCGTCGCGGGGCGAAGCTGGGCGGCCGCGTTACGACATCGGTCCAAGCTGAGGCCGCATCGAGCCGCTGGAGCTGCTCCGGCGAGAGACGGACCGCGACGGCGTTGAGCGTATCCCGCACCTGCTCGACGGTGCGGGCGCCGAGGATCGGCGCGGTCACCGCAGGCTGGTGGAGCAGCCACGCGACGGCCGTTGCGGCAGGTGTCGCGCCCGCCTCGCGCGCGACCTCCAGCAATGCGTCGAGAGCGCGCCAGCTGGCCTCGTTGTAGTAGCGGCGTTGGACGCCGGCAGCGCGCTGGCTGTCGGGGAGGGAGTCGCGCTGATATTTGCCGGAGAGGAAGCCGCTGGCGAGAGGGAAGAAGGGGATAACGCCGAGGCCGTAGGTCAGGCAGACGGAGCGCAGCTCCCGCTCAAACTCCTCGCGATGCACAAGGTTGTAGTGGGGCTGCAGGCAGTCGTATCGCGCTGTTCCCAGCTTGTCCGCGGTCCAGAGCGCTTGCATCAGCTCCCAGGCGCGATGGTTCGACGCCCCGAGATAGCGCACCTTGCCCGCGCGGACGGCGTCGTCGAGGGCGCGCAGGGTCTCCTCGACCGGGGTGTCGTAGTCGTAGAAGTGGGTCTGGTAGAGGTCGATGTAGTCGACGCCAAGGCGGCGCAGCGACGCCTCAAGGGCCGCGAGGATATGGCGGCGTGATCCTCCATAGTCGTTCGGTCCCTCGCCGACCTTCATCCCGACCTTCGTCGCGAGGATGATGGCATCGCGGTTGCCGCGGGCTTTCAGCCAGCGGCCGACGATCTCTTCAGACCGCCCGCCGCCGTAGACATTGGCGGTGTCGATGAAGTTGCCTCCCGCCTCGACGTAGGCGTCGAGGATGGCGAACGCTGTCTCCTCGTCTGCCTGCCAGCCGAAGGTCATGGTGCCCATGCAGAGCGGCGCCACCTTCAGCCCCGTGCGGCCGAGCGGGCGGTAGTCCATACTCATGGTTGTGTCTCCTCCTTCGGGTAGCCGTCAGGGTGCCGGCGCGCCCACTCCCAAGCCGAGCCGATGATTGTCTCCAAGTCGGGGAAGCGGGGGCGCCAGCCGAGCTCGGCGGCGATTTTGTCGGAAGCGGCGACCAAGCGCGGCGGGTCGCCCGGCCGCCGCGGTCCCTCAACTGCCGGGATCGGATGACCGGTGACGCGCCGCGCGGCCGCAAGCACTTCGCGCACGGAAAAGCCGGCGCCGTTGCCGAGGTTGTAGATGCGGCTTCCCCGCTCCAGCGCTTCAAGCGCCAGCACATGCGCCGCCGCGAGGTCGGCGACGTGAATATAGTCGCGAATGCAGGTACCGTCCGGCGTCGGGTAGTCGGTGCCGAAGATCTCGGCGTGCTCACGCTTGCCGAGCGCCACCTGCAGCAGCAGCGGGATCAGGTGGGTTTCGGGGTCGTGGTCCTCGCCGAGCCGGGCAGTTGCCCCAGCCGCGTTGAAATAGCGGAGGGAGATGAAGCGGATGCCGAAGGCGGCTTCATACCACGGGAGTGCCTGTTCGATCGCCAGTTTGGTCGCTCCATAGGGATTGGTCGGCGTCGTCGGCTCTTCTTCCGTGATCGGGAGGCGGTCCGGGTCGCCGTAGACCGCCGCTGTCGAAGAGAAGACGAAGCGCCGGATCCCATGGCGCCGCATGACGTCAAGCAGCCCGAGGGTGACAGTCACATTGTTGTGGTAGTAGCGGTCCGGGCGTTGGACCGATTCGCCGACTAGGCTGTAGGCGGCGAAGTGGAGCACGCCGTCCGGTTCGGCGCGGCCGAAGACGCTGTCGAGTGCGGCGACATCCGCGAGGTCGACCCGTTCCAGCGTTGCCCCCTCGGGCACGGCTGCGGCGTGGCCTTTCCGCAGGTCGTCGACGACGATCACCTGATGCCCGCGCTCAACGAGGAGTTCGGCGACGACGCTCCCGATGTACCCAGCGCCGCCGGTGACAATCAGGCGCATTCCTTAGGGCGGCGGGCTAGGCGCTCGCGAGCGAGAGGTCGTCTCCCCGCAGCACGGTCGACTGGCCGATGCCGACGAGAGAGTCGCCCCGAACTTCGATCGGCCGCAGTTTCAAAGCGACATAGGCAGTGCGAGACTCCGGCGTCAAGCTGGCCTTCGTGCGCGGGTATTTGTCGCCGTAGCGCTCGCGGATCGCCCAGACGGTGTCGGGGTCGTCGATAACCTCAACGTCAGCCTTAATCTGGAGATATTTGTTCGTCGCCGGGTCGAATGCCGTGAGCAGCGCTTTGCCCGTGCGGGCGATCTGCTTCAGCTTCGTCGACCCCTTCGGCGTCGGCACCCAGCAGGTGAACCCCTCGTTGATAAACCCGACGCGCCGGCCGGTCGGGTAGCCGTGGCGGTCGATGGTGATGAGGGTGACCACGCCGCGTTCGCTCAGGTAGTCATGCACGAGCTGCCGGTCGTTCACGCTCCGCTCCTTCCGAGAGTCCGGCGCGGATGATACCTCAGTCGTGGCGGAGGGCGGCGACGGGGTCGAGGCTCGCCGCGCGGTAGGCAGGATACAGGCCGGCGGCCACGCCGACGATCACCGCAAAAACGAGCGCTCCCGCCGCCAGCCACCACGGCACATAGGAGAGGCTGCCGACGAACGTGATCTGCTGGCTTTCGAGGTAGCGGTGGGCGATCCAATCGACCAAGAGGGAGAGCAGCCAGCCGGCGACCAGGCCGGTCACCCCGGCGATCGCGCCCATCATTCCGGATTCGACAAGAAAGAGCCGCAGCACGTCGCCCCGCGAGGCCCCCGTGGCCTTCATGATCCCGATCTCGCGCGTCCGCTCGTAGACCGACATTAGCATCGTGTTGACCACTCCAAGGCTCGCGACGAATAGCGCCAACCCGCCGACCCCCGCCAGCAGCGCCTGCAGAATCGCGAACACCCGATTGACGACGTCGAGGATCGCTTGGACCGAGGTGACCGAGAAGCCGCGCGCGGTCACGGCTTCGCTGATTGCCGGCACTGCCCCGAGCGAGGCGGCGCGCAAGGTGACCGCGTCATACCCTTGCGTTGTCAGCACATCCGGCTCGTCGTTCCACCAGCTGACCACAGCGGCAGCATCGCGAAAGCCGAGCGTGATTTCCGGACGGTCGCCATCGTCAACGCCTCGGACGATGACGCGGAACGTCTCCTGGTCGCCGCGGGAAGTGCGGGCAAGAAGGGTGATCGGTTCGCCGATGAGACGCGCCCACTCGGCCCGCTCCGTAATCCCGAGCCGCTCGAGAGCGTTTCGGGAGAGAACGGCGCCTCGCTCTTCCCCATCGACCGGCGTGCCGGCGAGCAGTTTCGGCTGCAGCTGGGCGAAAGGTGGGCGGGTCGCGGTTGTCGGCGCGACGCGCGTCTCGCGGCCATCGATCTGCACGCGCAGGTCGACGGCGGTCGGGATCGCCACGACCGGGATCGCAGCGACCACCCCCGGCAGGGCCCGCAGTTCCTCGACGACGGCAGGAGTGAGCGGGGTCGTCCGCGGCGCCTGGAACAGCCCGCGCGGCAGCCCCGTCTCTTGGGTCCGCGGCGTCACCCGCACCAAGTCCAGCCCAAGCTCCTCGATATTCCGCGCAATCTCGCGCTGCACGCCCGCTGCAAGCGCCACCATCGTCACGATTGTCACGATCCCGACGAAAATGCCGAAGGTGGTCAGCGCAGTTCGGAGCTTGCGCCGCGTCAGATTGCGCACCGCGTGCCGCACGAGTTCGCCGATCATGCTGCCCGCTCTTCGATCGCCTCGATCCGGCCGTCGCGCAGGCGCACCTGGCGCTGCGCGATCGCTGCGACCTCGGGGTCGTGGGTCACGATGACAATGGTCAGGGTCCGCTCGCGGTTCAGCTCGGTCAGCAGCGCGAGGATTTCGCGGCCGGTTGCCGAGTCGAGATTGCCGGTCGGCTCATCCGCGAGGAGGAGCTCCGGATTGCCGACCAGTGCCCGCGCGATCGCTACCCGCTGCTGCTCGCCGCCGGACAGCTCGGCGGGGAGGTGATGAAGCCGGTGGCCGAGCCGCACGCGCTCGAGGAGGGCGATAGCGCGCTGGCGGCGCTCGCTCGGGCTGACGCCGCTCCACACCAGCGGCAGTTCGACATTCTCGACCGCGCGTAGCCGGGGCAGCAGGTTGAAGCTCTGAAAGACGAACCCGACGACCCGTCGCCGGTGCTGGGTCAGCTCGCGTTCGCTCGCGCGCCCAAGATCGACGCCGGCGACACGCACTGTGCCTGCAGTCGGCCGGTCCAGCCCGCCGAGCAGGTTGAGCAGCGTCGACTTGCCCGACCCTGATGGGCCGGTCAGCGCGATCAGCTCCCCGCGTCTGATCGTCAGGTCGACGCCGCGAAGCGCGCCGACGGTGCTGCCGCCAAGCAGGTAGTGCCGCTCCACGCCGTTCAACTCGACAAGAGGAGCGGCCATCGCGGCTGGTGCAGCCTTCGCTGGCTGGACGGCGGTCATGGCGCTTCTTCTGTCCGGCCGATCGTTGCCCTGCCCGCGCGCGCCGACCGAGGTCCCCGGCAGCGCGGTGGCGCGGCGCTCCTCCTCCGCTGTCGTGACGGCCGCCTACGCTCCGATGACAGCGCGCGCACTGGTGGGTGAGGGCGCAGCCGCGGGCTGGTCAGGGGCGAAGCGCGGCGGCGAGGCGGAGAGCGTCGTCGCGGCTCAGCCGCCCGCTGATGGCGTAGGCGAAGCTGTGCTCGCTCCACGTGAGCGCAATCATGCCGTCAGCTTCGCGGAGTGCGCCGCTGACGCCGCGCACCGTCACCCGCTCCACATCGCGACCGGTAAGGCGCGGTGCAGCGTCGGCTGGTCCGCTCCAGATCACGAACTCACGGTTGCCGGCCGCGTACGTCTGAACCACGCTCTGCCCGACCCGCTCGATCTTGACGAGGCTGGCGCCGCCCGGCAGCGTCTCCGGGATCAGCACTTTCGGGGAGGCCAGCGCCCGCGCTTGGTCGAGGGTGAGCGGCTGTGGGCGCAGGTCGGCGGCGCGGAGAACCTCTGCCCCGGCCGGCGGGGTGAAGCGCCACAGCGCAGCGTCAAGCTTCGGGTTCAGGTCGATATTCTTGGCGGTGATCGTGAGCGTGCCTTCGTTAGTGGTGAACACTGCCTTCACCGGGATGCTGCGCGACTGATCGATCCAGACTGTCGCAGATCCGCGCCGCTCGGTCGTCCCCGGCTTTGGCGTTGCCTCCAGCTTGTAGGTCCGGATGCCGTCGACAGTTTCGCTGCCGAGCAGCCGCACCTCGGCGCGCTTGAACAGCTCGTCCACCGCGGCGTTCAGGTCTAGGGCTTGGGCGGGCAGCTGCTCTTTCGGCGCGATCGCCTCGAGTTCGGCACGGGAGCCGACGATCACTTGGTTCTTGCTCCGGAGATAGAGAGAGGCTGTCTGGCCGTCAGCCACCGCAAGCGCCCCGTTCAGTTCGGACAAGGGCGATTGCCGCACTTCTGCCCGCGCCTTGCCGGGCTTCTCCGACCATACCTCAGCGACAATCGGACCGCCGAGGCGGCTGTCGCTGCTCGAGACAGCGATAGTGGCGCGAACGCTTGTCGTCGTCTTCGCTTGGTCGGCGACGCGACGGACGATCTGGTCGGCGCTTGGCGTTTGCCCGAAGGCGGGCAGGACTGCGATCCCCAATCCTGCGGCGGCGAGACCGCTCATCAAAGTTCCTGCGATGATGGCGCGACGATTGAACACGGTCTGCTCCTTCGTGGTCGGCATGGCATTGCGGCCCATGCGCTCTTATTGTCGTCGATCGGTTCAATCGCAGGCGAGCCGAGGTGAGCGCCCGCTCTGCCCGCTATACTCACCGCGGTGACGACCTCCCCCAACGCCCTCACTGTCGGGCGCCTCGCGGGCCGCGTGACGTGGCGCTCCCGCGCTGCCTCGCTGCTGGCGCTGACACTGCTCTATCTCGCAGCAGGGGGATGGATCATTCGCGGCATCCTCGCTGACCCGAGCGGCACGATCCCGGGTTGGCCGGGCGACAATTTTTACTTCCTCTGGCAGCTTGTCTGGGTTCGAGAAGCGATCCT comes from Dehalococcoidia bacterium and encodes:
- a CDS encoding aldo/keto reductase, encoding MDYRPLGRTGLKVAPLCMGTMTFGWQADEETAFAILDAYVEAGGNFIDTANVYGGGRSEEIVGRWLKARGNRDAIILATKVGMKVGEGPNDYGGSRRHILAALEASLRRLGVDYIDLYQTHFYDYDTPVEETLRALDDAVRAGKVRYLGASNHRAWELMQALWTADKLGTARYDCLQPHYNLVHREEFERELRSVCLTYGLGVIPFFPLASGFLSGKYQRDSLPDSQRAAGVQRRYYNEASWRALDALLEVAREAGATPAATAVAWLLHQPAVTAPILGARTVEQVRDTLNAVAVRLSPEQLQRLDAASAWTDVVTRPPSFAPRRG
- the galE gene encoding UDP-glucose 4-epimerase GalE; the encoded protein is MRLIVTGGAGYIGSVVAELLVERGHQVIVVDDLRKGHAAAVPEGATLERVDLADVAALDSVFGRAEPDGVLHFAAYSLVGESVQRPDRYYHNNVTVTLGLLDVMRRHGIRRFVFSSTAAVYGDPDRLPITEEEPTTPTNPYGATKLAIEQALPWYEAAFGIRFISLRYFNAAGATARLGEDHDPETHLIPLLLQVALGKREHAEIFGTDYPTPDGTCIRDYIHVADLAAAHVLALEALERGSRIYNLGNGAGFSVREVLAAARRVTGHPIPAVEGPRRPGDPPRLVAASDKIAAELGWRPRFPDLETIIGSAWEWARRHPDGYPKEETQP
- a CDS encoding pyridoxamine 5'-phosphate oxidase family protein, whose translation is MNDRQLVHDYLSERGVVTLITIDRHGYPTGRRVGFINEGFTCWVPTPKGSTKLKQIARTGKALLTAFDPATNKYLQIKADVEVIDDPDTVWAIRERYGDKYPRTKASLTPESRTAYVALKLRPIEVRGDSLVGIGQSTVLRGDDLSLASA
- a CDS encoding ABC transporter permease, whose product is MIGELVRHAVRNLTRRKLRTALTTFGIFVGIVTIVTMVALAAGVQREIARNIEELGLDLVRVTPRTQETGLPRGLFQAPRTTPLTPAVVEELRALPGVVAAIPVVAIPTAVDLRVQIDGRETRVAPTTATRPPFAQLQPKLLAGTPVDGEERGAVLSRNALERLGITERAEWARLIGEPITLLARTSRGDQETFRVIVRGVDDGDRPEITLGFRDAAAVVSWWNDEPDVLTTQGYDAVTLRAASLGAVPAISEAVTARGFSVTSVQAILDVVNRVFAILQALLAGVGGLALFVASLGVVNTMLMSVYERTREIGIMKATGASRGDVLRLFLVESGMMGAIAGVTGLVAGWLLSLLVDWIAHRYLESQQITFVGSLSYVPWWLAAGALVFAVIVGVAAGLYPAYRAASLDPVAALRHD
- a CDS encoding ABC transporter ATP-binding protein; translated protein: MAAPLVELNGVERHYLLGGSTVGALRGVDLTIRRGELIALTGPSGSGKSTLLNLLGGLDRPTAGTVRVAGVDLGRASERELTQHRRRVVGFVFQSFNLLPRLRAVENVELPLVWSGVSPSERRQRAIALLERVRLGHRLHHLPAELSGGEQQRVAIARALVGNPELLLADEPTGNLDSATGREILALLTELNRERTLTIVIVTHDPEVAAIAQRQVRLRDGRIEAIEERAA
- a CDS encoding outer membrane lipoprotein-sorting protein, yielding MGRNAMPTTKEQTVFNRRAIIAGTLMSGLAAAGLGIAVLPAFGQTPSADQIVRRVADQAKTTTSVRATIAVSSSDSRLGGPIVAEVWSEKPGKARAEVRQSPLSELNGALAVADGQTASLYLRSKNQVIVGSRAELEAIAPKEQLPAQALDLNAAVDELFKRAEVRLLGSETVDGIRTYKLEATPKPGTTERRGSATVWIDQSRSIPVKAVFTTNEGTLTITAKNIDLNPKLDAALWRFTPPAGAEVLRAADLRPQPLTLDQARALASPKVLIPETLPGGASLVKIERVGQSVVQTYAAGNREFVIWSGPADAAPRLTGRDVERVTVRGVSGALREADGMIALTWSEHSFAYAISGRLSRDDALRLAAALRP